The genomic interval aaagagggtcTTAGAAGTTGTTTTTTATATGGTACTAATTTGTAAAGAACACGTAATACAAAAATAAGGGAATAAAAAGTGTTTGCATATAAATTATATATCCCAAACCAGTTTTTTAGCTTCTGAATTATACCGGTGAACTCAGGCTAGCAAGAAACTCTTTTTTTGctcttccctttctttttttctctttcactGAATATCCTGTTTATTTGGCATTTTCAAGGCTAAGGTTTTTGCGCTACGACCCGGGCCATTTCTTCAAACCTCACTATGACGGAAAGCACAAACGTGAAAACGGAGAGAGAAGTTTCTTCAGTTTGCAGCTGTATCTTAATGAGGTAAGTTTGGCTCACAGTGTATGTAATCTAGCTGTGATAAAGATAAttgggtgtttttgtttgatgAGTCGGTAGCATGGTGGCTTTCAAAAATAGTTAATGCTGTTGGTTTGGGTTCGATCCCGGTTTTGCGAAGGGATTAACTTCCaagggtcaactttgtgcaaaTTGACTCTCATTTATGTCCGACcgacctcccccaccccaccccccgtgtgcacacatatGCACGATAAGACACCCAGGTTCACAGTGAAAGTCTCAGGGTCTGTCACTGACACTATCTCTGTGTGTTGCAGGGTTTTGAAGGCGGCAGTACTACGTTTTTGTCACGCCATGACACAGAGAGGCTAGAGAGGGTGGAAGTTGTTCCCAAAACAGGTGAGAACAAAATGCATATTCAGGCGTAGTGATAAAGACAAATAGATACACGTATTATAacatgtttggtggcttgttgtcagaccagctttgtTGTTGCTGGGAAAGGATCAACTTGATCAACCTGAGGCTTGGGTTTATCAAATCTGACAAATGCACCGAGTtgccatttttggctcacgtaagtgtagcctatgcgatgctaacatttgtctgtctgtgcgtgcgtgcgtgcgtaagtatgtatgtctgtggtagaaactttaacatttcagtgaagacgtcacaacatttgaagacgtcacattatgacgtaagagggttagacgtcacgcgaaggaattactgaaagtctcggtcattgttattttgccgagcgggccgagactagttttttcttcgaaatcggccattcagatctagatctagtgtctcgctttcttgcacagtgtcacctatgccgcttactgtgtgtgtgtgtgtgtgtgtgtgtatgtgtgacgaagtgattgagtttgtgttactgtttgtcgatttcttacgtgagcctagaaggcttcgcctcttgtatttgtatatttccttgttttttgttttaatgaataTTAAGATTGCAGAGATTAGTTTCAAATTGACCATGATTCGTTGCTGTAATTATCATGCAACTTTGATTGGGTCTAAAGTTGAGAGTGAATTTTCACAACTGTTGTTCTAGgaaacacaaagacaaaactGCAACAGTTCCACAGATAAATcagattggtgtgtgtgtgtggtttttgtgtgtgtgtgtgtgtgtgtgtgtgtgtgtgtgtgtgtgtgtgtgtgtgtgtgtgtgtgtgtgtgtgtgcagatgttTGCAAATGCCCATGTATGCATATGTATGTGTTTTACCGTAAACGTATACATCTGTGTGTATTCCACGTCCTCTAACTTTGTGAAATTATGAGCAATGAAATGATCAACATGATTTTTCTTTCAGGTTCTGTGTTGATCTTTCAACATGACATCTACCACGAAGGATCAGAACTGATAAAGGGACGCAAATACGCCATGCGATCAGATGTCATGTATCAGCCACTGCAACCATAATATTTTAATGACACAGGCATGAACATTTTCAAAGGacaggcatttggggggggggggggcgttgctGCCCCTGGTCAAGCATGGTAGTCTTGAGAGAGAAGAACAAGGGACTAAATATGCTTGATAGTTGCAAGTCATATGAGAAAGAGAAGGAATGACAGAGCAAGTCTATTCCACTGTACAATGTACTAAATGCAGGTGTGTGTgagttagagtgtgtgtgtgtatgtgtgtgtgtgtgtgtgtgtgtgtgtgtgtgtgtgtgtgagagagaaagaaaagagagggaGCTTTATGACTCAACTGTGCTTTTACTGTAAAAGACTTATTATAAACAAAACCATCTGGGCTGGGATGCACAAAGCCGACCAGGTGGGAATTACCAGCCCCAAGGTCTGATTACATGTAGTTGAAATTGAAAACAtgagatttcaaccaatcccacCCTGTGCCTGGTTCTCAACCCAGGTTGGTGCAACTCAGTTTTGACTTTGTGCATCCCAGCCCTGGTAGTCGTTTACTTTAGCTACTGTATTTAGATTGCATAATAATAGAATATTTTTATTTATCTGAATTGCTATGACTTTGATGGTTTAATTTAGCCTTTTTAATGTTGTTatatttttatcttttttttcccttGTCTCTTCTTCTGTCAatttattttacattgtttttgTAAGAGTGTATGAGTGCTTACATACACCGGGTCAATTTCCTGTATTGAATCTCTACCACCTCCTCCCAAACCCATGGAACTCACTCTCAGAGCATAGTGTgaggaacccaaatgggcaaacgagctcacacgtaaccagaaaaattctggaacgctgaagaagaagaagaactcacCCTCTTTGATTTCTTTAATCTTCAGATGTCTGTTACTAAAGCAGTGCCTTACTTGTTTCCCTGGCCTTTTTTAATAACCATGTGCAATGAGGTGGGTTTTTTGTGCAAAATGAgatcaaaatattttttttgcaaaatgtgATCAAAATGTCTAGATTTTTTCGGAACGAATAATGTTACTTCTCAAATCCCCTGAAGGAGTACAACCACATATATTGTGCATTTTATGTTTCCATTTGGATGACAGAGTCCTGTTCTCTCTAGCAAGTAGCCCCGAAAGTGATGTTTTGATATGCTCAACGAGGAAATAACTTGCTTTCAAGTTGCCACATATGTTCAGTTGTTTTTCATGATGAGTTAGTTCACAATTTTAGTTTTCTTTTACACAGTATACTGGATATACACATATAGGTGAAAAGAGGGTTTAGCAAAGCTAATATTCATTATGCATTGTCCTTATTCTGACAATTGAATATGAATTGTTCAGAGTAACTTGGATCACACCTAATTGGGGGTTGCGCAGACGTTTTATAAATAATATGCTGTATATGTACGTTTTACATGTAGTTATTATACTATGAGAACTTAATGTTATGTTTGTTAATGGTTAAGGGTTAGTGAAGCTAAGGTTCAGTAGTTGTCATCCTAACTGTGGCAATGGAGTGGAAGTTTATTTTGGATGAAACTTTAGGTATTGCTTAGAAGTTTTATACAAAAACAATTTATATTGCCATTTTAGCATGTAAACttgttgtacatgtacttaAAACTTGTGCTGTGTGATACTATCAAGGTTTCATTTTCATTGCTTGTCTTCAAGAATTTGTGGATCAATCCAATATCCAATTAAATGGATGAAATATCTTGAAAGCAGCTTattagagcgagagagagagagagagcgcacgtacgcacgcacgcacaagagagagagagagatggaagatCTGGGATGTTAACCATTTCAGTGGAcggctgtgtgtgtggttgtgtgtatgcatgggtgtgtgcatgtgtacacagGATCACATTTCTACACTACACCTTATTTTCTCAATAGAAGAATTAGGCTGGCCAACAGCTGAGGAAATACAATCTCTGTAAAGTGGAATTGTTTAAAAGGTACTTTTGTGTGGCCTCTGTgggaaacaccccccccccccccccccatctcagCCAGAAACAAAATTTAGCAGTTCTAAACATAGTTTGCTGGCCTGCCCTCGCTGCTAGAACACACAGACAATGTGATTAGAACACAAAAGAAAGATTGCTCAAAAGAAAGACACTTTTTCCGATTCACCAAATATGTCTTTGTTGGTAAGACAGTTACTTTCCTGGGAAAGCCATGGATTCAAGGGGAGTTCTCCAGTATGAGTACTTCAATTTCCAGGTAAAATTCTGATTTCTTGCAAAGGGCTACCAATTACAACAGAATTGAGTAATCACTGCTAAGTGCATACAAAGAGTCAGGAAGAAAACAGGGAAAACAAACAGTTAAAAAAAGGAGAAATATATTTTCCCAAAAGAGGGTCACAAACTGCACATACCAACCAAAAGCAAATAAACCAACTGGTGCTCAAGCTCCATAAGCATtcaaaaaaattatattttctGAATCACTGACCCAACCTCTTCCCTGCTGGGACCTTAACATATGTGACTACCCAGATCGATCTACCAGACTTGGATCATGTCTAGAAGCAATATATAAATCCCTGAAAGTGTAAGATGTTTCAAAGCTCCAActtaaaaactgtttgagtAAAATGAGAAATGTTCCATTTGTTTGCTCAAACATTAGATCTACCCCATTATAACCTTGAAATTTGATCAgggttggattggattggattggattggataagatttacagtccagtgaggttaccctcatggaaattcgggctgctttctccccggggaaagcgagctgccatacatacggcgctacccatattttttttttcctgcatgcgtgtattcatgtcctgagacttaatgccgtgtgagatggaattttttttactttattccaagtcccacgggtatttgatggacatttttatctatgcctatacaattttgccaggaaagacccttttgtcaatcgtgggatctttaacatgcacaccccaatgtagtgtacacgaagggacctcggtttttcgtctcatccgaaagactagcacttgaacccaccacctaggttaggaaaggggggagaaaattgcggcctgacccaggcctgaacacgcaacctctcgcttccgagcgcaagtgcgttaccacgcGGCCACCCAAGCATGCATTATGCCATGAGGCCATAGACATCTAGAAGagtgaagtttcaaagctctagcttccaAAACAATTTAGaaattgattttattttttattacccCAACATGAccccttgcacacacacacatactcccccccccccccccccccagcctctgCACTCTTCCTGaaatacaattaaaaaaactctaACCCACAGAAACTTCTAAGAGCTGCCATCTTTTGCATGTAAAATTACATGTGACAATTGCAGTCCATTATCATAGTAAAttgtaaggggcttattgtccgtcaggtcttaattgcctatattggacatgaattggtttatacgattcgagttttacgccctcacggctttttgatgtttgcgtgtttaggtggtatcagccatctgcacttatggtagaatgaccaagatctttaacgtgccattgtggtgacacgggggtgggagatggataccgtctctgggtctgcacataaagttgacccgtgtccgtcccggcccggattcgaaccagcgacctctcgatcacaagtccagtgctctaccacctgagctacccgggcccccgtcCATTATCATGCATAACATATAATAAAATAGTCTAATCTTTAGATAGTACAGTATATCGCAGGTGTGTTGTGGTTTTTGCTGTAGATAAAACGTATTTATTTATACATACCAGTAAAGaatatactactactactacttatacattttttttatttttttttagaaaataatgattaaaaaaaaagttgagtgAACAGCAAATCACAGCATATAGTTGATACATGcaatcaaattttttttaataaaaccaCCCTGGCAGCGCAGTTGCATGCTTACCCATAATATTGAGAACCAAAAATGTAATGTTTGTTTGTAAGTGTACACGTCCGCCCCGTCCGCACCGTCCGCACCTGTGACAGCCAACCATGGTTAGTCAAAGAGGTGaatgattaggccaaaaaaaaaatagtctgtttatggtaacccgaccgaccctatttttttcgcgcgaccctagacttttttttggcatttgtgaaaaaaaagaaaaaaaaatctttgttttttttgcaaaataacataaaaatatggttttttggagaaaaagaaaaatcatgacctaccgaccctatttttttggcctatgttaccgtaaacagactttttttttttttggccttagtatgCACCACTGTGACCATCCGTTTTGCGTGGCAAATCTCCAGAAACCCAGGCAACAGTGTGTCTGCAAAGATTGTTGCGGATCTGaatcagggatgttgctacaaattcatacctataggacaaatgtcctgagttcttcagcatcaataggacatttgaccgctttcagaaagtgtaataggacattatgaatttgcgccaaacagcttacaacacattccatggaattgttccaaagtcatgcgcccgcacacaaacgcgcacacacacacacacagacccacgcgcgcgcgctgtggacccacacataatatagtaaatacatcaagaCAGTGTGcatataatgttgtatttgtttagtttcaaagaaaccaaaaaaaaaccaaaaaaacatgaacaacttcagagctcttactttgattacaaactgcatgatttggataaaagttgaaaaacaaaatgatcggtttgatctaatgctgatcttttgcaggctttagttttttttcagcggcataattcagtgcttcgtctcgtatcgaaaacaaaagcagactacaaatttagtcagttggagttgtctcccgtactcctgtagcagcTGCATGctctgatctaaaaataatccactatttttagatcagtgcgctgcaccgagacggttatacccaaacggcgcataccgcaaacggttcgggaattcccgacaaaagaacagatccgcacgcggcactggcaacttcagtgtcagctgaacacgagagcgttcggtcttttagaagatttgtatcttgaaatgaaaattaacgaatatcgcgctgtccaaaggaatggagtacatatcggacaatgaccacgctcaggctaaaacgataggacatctgaccgacatgcggcaatcgccgcaatgtgaatcggacatttggcattttggggattttcatcgttatatgtccgatgtccgacgcctaacgacatccctgctgAATGTCAGAATGCTTACTTACAACACAATAACTGAGAAAAacgagagaaaacaaaacaacaacaccatcaccaccaccacaacaacacacacacacatacacacaaaaacgtgTCGCCGAAAAATGTATTTGTCTTCATGTGCCTATGGTATCCCGGATCTCTTCTCGCCTCCTTTGTCCAAACTCGGAAGAACTCCGCTGCCAAGCCCAGCTACGAATAATAATATTCTATACTTAGTAACGATGATGACCAATAAAACATTGTGCAGACCACACTCAGACGGCAGAGCTAGAAGACTACTTCAGCAGTAACTGTTGCGCTACATATCATCAAATTTGACTTGCGGGAGTTCTGTGTAAGTATTTTGGAAtgatcggagagagagagagagagagagagagagagagagagagagactaacgcGAATTCCAATTTCCAGACTATTTTCGGTTTTAGTTTCACAGGCTGTATATGTTAGTGAATAATTTGTATAATTGTATTCAACTGCATTTCGTGTGTGATTCATGCCATAATCTTAATACCTACAACTACTGATATAGTGACATCTGTCAGTGAATGTTTTGCATTGCAATTTATAaattgggttttgtttttttgttttagatgATCCCAACACCTAACATCTGTTTCTGaatgttttgtcttgtctgtgcatgtgtgcgtgtgtgtgtgtgtgtgtgtgtggtgtgtgtgtgaaactgatATAGCTACCCAGGTTATCCTAACAcatgacataattat from Littorina saxatilis isolate snail1 linkage group LG7, US_GU_Lsax_2.0, whole genome shotgun sequence carries:
- the LOC138971208 gene encoding uncharacterized protein isoform X2; amino-acid sequence: MFGPLVCGKSRIILQQPQLLHIVRFNWRQLSERNLRRMATVEIEREDVKLPQDQAKRLAFVLYNVLTPEECEKYIKHTERKGYHQALLGMLRFLRYDPGHFFKPHYDGKHKRENGERSFFSLQLYLNEGFEGGSTTFLSRHDTERLERVEVVPKTGSVLIFQHDIYHEGSELIKGRKYAMRSDVMYQPLQP